From the genome of Alosa alosa isolate M-15738 ecotype Scorff River chromosome 18, AALO_Geno_1.1, whole genome shotgun sequence, one region includes:
- the trmt2b gene encoding tRNA (uracil(54)-C(5))-methyltransferase homolog-B isoform X1, translated as MPEKHKLVARCYEDFIRQSPLQPCIVFHDGGYWREITVRTNAAGNTMAIVYFHPQCLTTEDICIHKNALVEYFTKGPGSVCDLDSFYFQESSMTHCSHQESPYQLLHGQPHIHEEVLGYTFRISPDAFFQVNRAAAECLYQTVGDLSHTTRSDTLLDVCCGTGAIGISMSSRVQKVIGIEIIEQAVEDAKYNALLNAVSNCEFLVGKAEVAVPKLLPSLGSEGGLTAVVNPSRAGLHYRVIRALRNHPTIHRLVYISCKPGGEAMRNFRDLCCSSEQQRKLTGKPFVPKVAIPVDMFPQTLHCELILVFER; from the coding sequence ATGCCCGAAAAACACAAGTTGGTTGCTAGATGCTATGAGGACTTTATTCGGCAGTCACCTCTGCAGCCTTGTATTGTATTCCATGATGGAGGGTACTGGCGAGAGATTACAGTGAGGACTAATGCAGCAGGTAACACCATGGCCATTGTTTATTTTCACCCTCAATGCCTAACCACAGAAGATATTTGTATTCACAAAAATGCTCTTGTGGAGTACTTCACAAAGGGTCCAGGGTCAGTTTGTGATCTGGACTCCTTTTACTTTCAGGAGAGCTCTATGACCCATTGCAGCCACCAGGAGTCTCCATACCAGCTCCTTCATGGGCAGCCACATATCCATGAGGAAGTGTTGGGCTATACGTTTCGTATTTCTCCAGATGCATTCTTTCAAGTGAACAGGGCAGCAGCAGAGTGTCTCTATCAGACTGTAGGGGATCTCAGCCACACCACTAGAAGTGACACTCTACTGGATGTCTGTTGTGGAACAGGTGCCATTGGGATATCCATGTCCTCCAGGGTGCAAAAAGTTATTGGCATTGAGATTATCGAACAGGCAGTGGAGGATGCAAAATATAATGCTTTGCTCAATGCAGTGTCTAACTGTGAGTTTTTAGTTGGAAAAGCTGAAGTAGCTGTACCCAAACTCTTACCTTCTCTTGGGTCTGAGGGTGGACTCACTGCAGTGGTTAATCCATCCAGGGCGGGACTTCATTATCGAGTGATCAGAGCCCTCCGTAACCACCCCACCATTCACAGACTTGTATACATATCTTGCAAACCGGGTGGAGAGGCAATGAGAAACTTCCGAGACTTGTGCTGCAGCTCTGAGCAACAGAGGAAACTCACTGGAAAGCCATTTGTACCCAAGGTAGCCATCCCTGTGGACATGTTTCCACAGACGCTGCACTGTGAACTGATTCTTGTCTTTGAAAGATAA
- the spock2 gene encoding testican-2 has translation MVEVINLRCLLVAVVMIKASSAQGEVKTAKETGKKGNLMEDEQWLSTISQYSRKIKHWNRFRDEVEDDYIRSWDAGQVSTENVDTTKEPCQKVKCSQHKVCVVQGFQRAVCVNRKKLEHRSKVPLVKSERSCSACPVSTSGPVCGSDGHNYASQCKLEQQACLTGKELSVKCSGSCPCATPAPPTDRSDSSKHESCTGQDLADLGDRLRDWFQLLQGNAKQNWTGSPAASSGSVIDRSLVATCKDSIGWMFSKLDTSGDLYLDQAELAAINLDKYEMCIRPFFNSCDSYGDGRVSLAEWCLCFWREKPPCLAELQRIQVQEGAKRKLGTYIPSCDEDGYYRKLQCDQSRGQCWCVDQHGGELMGSRIHGNPDCDEVVAYSGDFGSGVGWEDEEEKQEAEENAEEAEEEEEEEEVGEVDDGGYIW, from the exons ATGGTGGAGGTCATCAATTTAAGGTGTCTTCTGGTCGCGGTTGTAATGATAAAAGCCTCTTCCGCGCAAGGAGAAGTGAAGACAGCGAAAGAAACCGGGAAAAAGGGGAATTTAATGGAAGATGAACAGTGGCTATCCACCATTTCCCAATACAGTCGGAAGATCAAACATTGGAATCGCTTCAGAGAT GAAGTGGAG GACGACTACATTCGATCATGGGATGCAGGTCAGGTTTCAACTGAAA ATGTGGACACCACAAAGGAGCCCTGTCAGAAAGTAAAGTGTAGCCAGCACAAGGTTTGTGTGGTTCAAGGATTCcagcgtgctgtgtgtgtgaatcgcAAGAAGCTGGAGCACAG AAGTAAAGTTCCACTGGTGAAGTCTGAGCGCAGCTGTAGCGCATGCCCTGTGTCCACGTCGGGCCCTGTGTGTGGCTCTGATGGCCATAACTATGCCTCCCAG tGTAAACTGGAACAGCAGGCTTGCCTCACGGGGAAGGAGCTGAGCGTGAAGTGTTCTGGTTCCTGTCCCTGTGCCACACCTGCCCCTCCCACCGATAGGAGCGACAGCAGCAAACACG AGAGCTGTACAGGGCAGGACCTGGCTGATTTGGGCGATCGGCTGCGGGACTGGTTCCAGCTGCTCCAGGGCAATGCCAAACAGAACTGGACAGGGAGCCCAGCAGCAAGCTCTGGCTCCG TCATAGACAGGAGCCTGGTAGCCACCTGCAAGGACTCCATCGGTTGGATGTTCTCCAAGCTGGACACTAGCGGGGACCTCTACCTGGACCAGGCTGAGCTGGCTGCCATCAACTTGGACAAGTATGAGATGTGCATCCGACCTTTCTTCAACTCATGCGACTCTTACGGCGACGGCAGAGTGTCCCTGGCTGAGTGGTGCCTGTGCttctggagagaga AGCCTCCCTGTCTGGCTGAGCTGCAGAGGATCCAAGTGCAAGAGGGTGCCAAGAGAAAGCTGG GAACCTACATCCCCAGCTGTGATGAGGATGGCTACTACCGTAAGCTGCAGTGTGACCAGAGCCGAGGCCAGTGCTGGTGCGTGGACCAGCACGGAGGGGAGCTAATGGGCTCCCGCATCCATGGCAACCCGGACTGTG atgaAGTGGTGGCGTACTCTGGAGATTTTGGCAGTGGGGTGGGTTGGGAGGACGAAGAGGAAAAACAAGAAGCAGAAGAGAACGCTGAAGAagctgaggaggaagaggaggaggaggaggtgggagaggtAGACGATGGAGGATACATCTGGTAG
- the trmt2b gene encoding tRNA (uracil(54)-C(5))-methyltransferase homolog-B isoform X2, whose amino-acid sequence MQQESSMTHCSHQESPYQLLHGQPHIHEEVLGYTFRISPDAFFQVNRAAAECLYQTVGDLSHTTRSDTLLDVCCGTGAIGISMSSRVQKVIGIEIIEQAVEDAKYNALLNAVSNCEFLVGKAEVAVPKLLPSLGSEGGLTAVVNPSRAGLHYRVIRALRNHPTIHRLVYISCKPGGEAMRNFRDLCCSSEQQRKLTGKPFVPKVAIPVDMFPQTLHCELILVFER is encoded by the exons ATGCAGCAG GAGAGCTCTATGACCCATTGCAGCCACCAGGAGTCTCCATACCAGCTCCTTCATGGGCAGCCACATATCCATGAGGAAGTGTTGGGCTATACGTTTCGTATTTCTCCAGATGCATTCTTTCAAGTGAACAGGGCAGCAGCAGAGTGTCTCTATCAGACTGTAGGGGATCTCAGCCACACCACTAGAAGTGACACTCTACTGGATGTCTGTTGTGGAACAGGTGCCATTGGGATATCCATGTCCTCCAGGGTGCAAAAAGTTATTGGCATTGAGATTATCGAACAGGCAGTGGAGGATGCAAAATATAATGCTTTGCTCAATGCAGTGTCTAACTGTGAGTTTTTAGTTGGAAAAGCTGAAGTAGCTGTACCCAAACTCTTACCTTCTCTTGGGTCTGAGGGTGGACTCACTGCAGTGGTTAATCCATCCAGGGCGGGACTTCATTATCGAGTGATCAGAGCCCTCCGTAACCACCCCACCATTCACAGACTTGTATACATATCTTGCAAACCGGGTGGAGAGGCAATGAGAAACTTCCGAGACTTGTGCTGCAGCTCTGAGCAACAGAGGAAACTCACTGGAAAGCCATTTGTACCCAAGGTAGCCATCCCTGTGGACATGTTTCCACAGACGCTGCACTGTGAACTGATTCTTGTCTTTGAAAGATAA
- the dnajb12a gene encoding dnaJ homolog subfamily B member 12a — MDSNKDEAERCIQISIEALKNDDPDKARRFLEKAQRLFYTNKAQSLLETIEQNGRPSSQENRCGDSGDTGVRHRSHATEGNASGESATDSAKPYTSEQLDSVKRIKNCKNYYEILGVSKDASEDDLKKAYRKLALKFHPDKNHAPGATEAFKAIGNAYGVLSNTEKRKQYDLYGEEKVHPSRHGHSHRGFEADISPEDLFNMFFGGGFPSGNVHVYSNGRMRYGHHHRADRREQHREGGLALFVQLMPILILIIVSTLSQMMVSDPPYSLNHRPSLGHINRRQTDTLKVPYYVTDQFTEEYTGKDRKNIEKSIEEDYISNLRNNCWKEKQQKEGLLYRARYFGDTDLYQRAQKMGTPSCSKLSDIQVLLHG; from the exons ATGGATTCAAACAAGGACGAAGCTGAACGCTGCATACAAATTTCAATCGAAGCACTGAAGAATGATGATCCAGATAAGGCTCGGAGGTTTCTTGAAAAGGCACAGAGACTGTTTTATACCAACAAAGCTCAAT CTTTACTTGAAACAATCGAACAGAATGGTAGACCCTCTAGTCAGGAGAACCGCTGTGGGGACAGTGGTGACACGGGTGTGAGACACAGGAGCCATGCAACAGAGGGAAACGCTTCAGGGGAAAGTGCCACAGACTCTGCCAAACCATACACTTCAGAACAGCTTGATTCTGTCAAAAG AATAAAGAATTGCAAAAACTACTATGAAATCCTTGGAGTAAGCAAAGATGCATCAGAAGATGATCTGAAGAAAGCATACAGAAAACTTGCCTTGAAATTTCATCCCGACAAAAATCATGCACCAGGTGCCACCGAAGCTTTTAAAG CCATTGGGAACGCTTATGGGGTACTCAGTAATACAGAGAAAAGGAAGCAATATGACTTGTATGGAGAGGAGAAAGTACATCCGTCCAGACATGGACATTCACATCGTGGATTTGAAGCAGACATTTCTCCTGAGGACCTTTTCAATATGTTCTTTGGAGGTGGCTTTCCGTCAG gTAACGTTCATGTTTATAGTAATGGCAGGATGCGCTATGGCCATCATCACCGAGCAGACAGAAGGGAGCAGCACAGAGAG GGAGGCCTGGCCCTGTTTGTTCAGCTGATgcccatcctcatcctcattaTCGTCTCTACTCTCAGTCAAATGATGGTGTCTGATCCCCCTTACAGCCTCAATCACCGCCC GTCCTTGGGGCATATAAACAGGAGACAGACTGACACTCTGAAGGTGCCTTACTATGTGACTGACCAGTTTACAGAGGAATACACTGGAAAGGACCGTAAGAATATTGAGAAGAGTATAGAGGAGGATTACATCTCCAACTTAAGGAACAACTGCTGGAAGGAGAAACAACAGA AGGAGGGCCTTCTCTACCGGGCACGCTATTTTGGAGATACTGATCTGTACCAAAGAGCCCAGAAAATGGGCACTCCCAGCTGCTCGAAGCTCTCAGACATACAGGTTTTGCTCCATGGATAG